One window from the genome of Marinobacter sp. es.048 encodes:
- a CDS encoding YceI family protein translates to MKKVLLASAVSMALVGAAHANEHSGTYAFDTKGAHQFITFKISHLGYSWLYGRFNDFDGEFVYDAENPENSTVNVTIDTASVDSNHAERDKHLRSEDFLYVDEFPEATFKSKRVVLDEEGEADIIGDLTLRGVTKEVTLDAEMLGHGEDPWGGYRMGFEAETELRLKDFGIPMGLGKASETVEIIISVEGIRQ, encoded by the coding sequence ATGAAAAAAGTTCTGCTCGCCTCTGCCGTGTCGATGGCGCTTGTCGGTGCAGCTCATGCCAACGAGCACAGCGGCACCTATGCGTTTGATACCAAAGGCGCCCATCAGTTCATTACCTTCAAGATTTCTCATCTTGGCTACAGCTGGCTTTACGGTCGATTCAACGATTTCGATGGCGAATTCGTGTATGACGCCGAGAACCCGGAAAACAGCACCGTTAACGTCACGATTGACACCGCGAGCGTGGATTCCAATCACGCCGAGCGGGACAAGCATCTTCGCAGTGAAGATTTCCTGTACGTCGACGAGTTTCCTGAGGCAACCTTCAAGAGCAAGCGCGTTGTTCTGGATGAAGAAGGCGAGGCCGACATCATCGGCGACCTGACCCTCCGTGGTGTGACCAAAGAAGTGACCCTCGACGCGGAAATGCTGGGCCACGGGGAAGATCCCTGGGGTGGCTACCGCATGGGTTTTGAAGCTGAAACCGAGCTTCGCCTCAAAGACTTCGGCATCCCGATGGGTCTCGGAAAGGCCTCCGAGACCGTCGAGATCATCATTTCTGTCGAGGGTATCCGGCAGTAA
- the serB gene encoding phosphoserine phosphatase SerB → MSELVLINVSGRDKPGLTSEITGIMGRYDVRILDIGQAVIHDHLTWGILIEIPDESKSSPVIRDLLFRLHALDLQVRFAPITVEEYQSWAAARNRACYIVTLLARDIKAEQIARVSAITARHGLNIDNISRLSARPSLNASDNRIACVEFSVRGTPSDLEQLRADFLHIAGEMNVDIAFQEDSIFRRNRRLVVFDMDSTLIEAEVIDELATEAGVGDQVAEITERAMQGELDFSQSFAERLALLRGLDESVLEGIASRLRMTEGAEHLILSLKALGYRTAILSGGFTYFARHLQRKLGIDYIYANELEIEDGKVTGRVSGQIVDGKRKAELLLEIAEKEHISREQVIAVGDGANDLPMLSQAGLGVAFRAKPLVKESARHAISTLGLDAILYLIGFRESETNQSLENADF, encoded by the coding sequence GTGAGTGAGCTGGTACTGATTAATGTCTCCGGCCGTGACAAGCCGGGCCTGACATCGGAAATCACCGGCATCATGGGGCGCTACGATGTGCGGATCCTGGATATTGGTCAGGCGGTCATTCACGATCATCTTACCTGGGGCATCCTGATCGAAATCCCGGATGAATCCAAATCCTCGCCCGTTATTCGGGATCTGCTGTTCCGGCTCCACGCCCTGGATCTGCAGGTGCGTTTTGCGCCGATCACCGTGGAAGAGTACCAGTCCTGGGCCGCCGCCAGGAACCGCGCCTGCTACATCGTGACGCTGCTTGCCCGGGATATCAAAGCCGAGCAGATTGCCCGGGTTTCCGCCATCACGGCGCGTCATGGTCTGAACATCGATAACATTTCACGGCTCTCTGCCAGGCCCTCGCTGAATGCCTCCGACAACCGCATTGCGTGTGTTGAATTTTCGGTGCGTGGAACGCCCTCGGATCTCGAGCAACTGCGAGCGGATTTCCTGCATATTGCCGGCGAGATGAATGTGGATATCGCCTTCCAGGAGGACTCCATTTTCCGGCGTAATCGTCGTCTGGTGGTCTTTGACATGGACTCCACGCTGATCGAAGCCGAGGTGATCGACGAGCTGGCCACGGAGGCCGGAGTCGGGGATCAGGTGGCAGAGATAACCGAAAGGGCCATGCAGGGCGAGCTCGATTTCAGCCAGAGTTTTGCCGAGCGCCTGGCACTTCTGAGAGGCCTGGATGAATCGGTCCTCGAGGGAATCGCCTCGCGGTTGCGGATGACCGAGGGTGCAGAGCACCTGATCCTCAGTCTCAAGGCGCTGGGATATCGCACCGCAATCCTATCGGGCGGCTTCACCTACTTTGCCCGCCACCTTCAGCGCAAACTCGGTATCGATTACATCTACGCCAACGAACTCGAGATTGAGGACGGCAAGGTGACCGGCCGGGTGTCCGGGCAGATCGTGGACGGCAAACGGAAAGCGGAGTTGCTGCTGGAGATCGCCGAGAAGGAGCACATCTCAAGGGAGCAGGTCATTGCGGTAGGTGATGGCGCCAATGACCTTCCCATGCTGAGCCAGGCCGGCCTGGGTGTGGCCTTCCGGGCCAAGCCTTTGGTCAAGGAATCAGCGCGTCATGCGATTTCGACGCTGGGGCTGGATGCAATCCTGTATCTGATTGGTTTCCGTGAAAGTGAAACCAATCAGAGCCTGGAAAA
- the parC gene encoding DNA topoisomerase IV subunit A: MPEFQTTDEGFERVALRDYTEKAYLDYSMYVILDRALPNVGDGLKPVQRRIVYAMSELGLKSTSKYKKSARTVGDVLGKFHPHGDSACYEAMVLMAQPFSYRYPLVDGQGNWGSPDDPKSFAAMRYTESRLAPFAEVLLGELGQGTVDWVPNFDGTMEEPSVLPARLPHVLLNGTTGIAVGMATDIPPHNVREVTAACIRLLDQPEATVEELCEHIKGPDFPTEAEIITPRKDIRQMYETGRGSLRMRARWIRESGEIVVTDLPHQVSGNRVLEQIAHQMQTKKLPMVADLRDESDHENPTRLVIAPRSNRVDLDGLMAHLFASTDLEKTYRVNINVIGNDGRPGVKGLHQILTEWLTFRRTTVIRRLQHRLDKVLARLHILEGLLIAYLNIDEVIEIIRTEDKPKAELMARFGLSADQAEAILELKLRHLAKLEEMKIRGEQDELSAERDELQSILGSEDRLRELIKSEMQADAETFGDDRRSPIVEREEAKAFSEVDLISNDPVTVVLSEKGWVRAAKGHDIEPEGLSYKAGDRFSLAARGRNNQQAIFLDSTGRAYSLMAHSFPSARGQGEPLTGRINPPSGASFSGLLMGDPSRKALLVTDGGYGFVTSLNDMISKNRNGKAVVSVPKGSKIMPPMTIPTTEKTLYLGAVSNEGRMLVFPLSELPELAKGKGNKIISIPSARVQNREEYVVAVAVFAEDDQLEIRAGKRKMGLQFSDLEHYLGERGRRGHKLPRGLQRVDGIDVIPSATRAQEEAGSDSEGADGE; this comes from the coding sequence ATGCCAGAGTTTCAGACAACGGACGAAGGTTTCGAGCGGGTCGCGCTCCGGGATTACACGGAAAAGGCCTATCTCGATTATTCCATGTACGTCATTCTTGACCGGGCACTTCCCAATGTCGGCGACGGTCTGAAACCGGTTCAGCGGCGAATTGTCTATGCCATGTCTGAGCTGGGGCTGAAATCCACCTCGAAGTACAAGAAGTCTGCCCGTACCGTTGGCGATGTGCTGGGTAAATTCCATCCCCACGGCGATAGTGCCTGTTATGAAGCCATGGTGCTGATGGCTCAGCCTTTTTCCTATCGCTATCCTCTCGTCGACGGGCAGGGAAACTGGGGCTCCCCGGATGATCCCAAATCCTTTGCGGCGATGCGTTACACCGAATCCCGCCTTGCGCCTTTCGCCGAAGTACTATTGGGCGAGCTCGGGCAGGGCACGGTCGACTGGGTGCCCAACTTTGATGGCACCATGGAAGAACCGTCAGTGCTCCCCGCCCGGTTGCCCCATGTACTGCTAAATGGCACCACCGGTATCGCAGTTGGTATGGCCACGGATATCCCGCCGCATAACGTACGGGAAGTGACTGCGGCCTGCATACGCCTTCTGGATCAGCCCGAGGCGACGGTTGAAGAGCTCTGTGAACACATCAAGGGACCGGATTTTCCGACTGAGGCGGAGATCATTACCCCTCGGAAGGACATCCGGCAGATGTACGAAACCGGCCGCGGATCACTGCGGATGCGCGCCCGTTGGATCCGGGAGAGCGGCGAGATCGTAGTCACGGACCTCCCGCATCAGGTGTCTGGTAATCGGGTGCTGGAGCAGATTGCTCATCAGATGCAGACCAAGAAGCTACCCATGGTGGCCGACCTTCGTGATGAGTCTGATCATGAGAACCCGACTCGACTGGTGATTGCGCCCCGTTCCAACCGGGTTGATCTGGATGGTTTGATGGCGCACCTGTTTGCCAGCACCGATCTTGAGAAAACTTACCGGGTTAACATCAATGTGATCGGTAACGACGGTCGGCCCGGCGTGAAGGGGTTGCACCAGATCCTCACCGAATGGCTGACTTTCCGTCGCACCACCGTGATCCGCCGGCTCCAACATCGTCTGGATAAGGTTCTTGCTCGACTGCACATTCTGGAAGGCTTGCTGATCGCCTATCTCAATATTGATGAAGTGATCGAGATTATCCGAACCGAAGACAAGCCCAAGGCCGAGTTGATGGCCCGTTTCGGGTTGTCCGCCGATCAGGCCGAAGCCATTCTCGAACTGAAGCTGCGTCACCTGGCCAAGCTTGAGGAAATGAAAATCCGGGGCGAACAGGATGAACTCTCGGCTGAACGGGATGAGCTCCAATCCATTCTGGGATCCGAGGATCGACTGCGCGAACTTATCAAGAGCGAGATGCAAGCGGATGCCGAGACCTTTGGCGATGACCGTCGCTCACCGATAGTCGAGCGTGAGGAGGCCAAGGCATTTAGTGAAGTGGACCTGATCTCGAACGACCCTGTCACGGTTGTGCTGTCTGAAAAAGGCTGGGTTCGCGCCGCCAAGGGCCACGACATTGAGCCGGAAGGTCTGAGCTACAAAGCCGGTGACCGTTTCTCCCTCGCGGCTCGGGGACGGAACAACCAGCAGGCGATTTTCCTGGATTCTACCGGGCGCGCCTATTCATTGATGGCTCACAGTTTTCCGTCTGCCAGAGGCCAGGGTGAGCCGCTGACCGGGCGCATCAACCCACCTTCCGGTGCAAGCTTCTCAGGTCTGTTGATGGGAGATCCGTCCCGTAAGGCCTTGCTGGTTACCGACGGTGGCTATGGGTTTGTTACGTCGCTAAACGACATGATCAGCAAGAACCGCAATGGCAAGGCAGTGGTCAGTGTCCCCAAGGGGTCGAAGATCATGCCTCCGATGACCATACCGACCACCGAAAAAACACTTTATCTGGGGGCGGTGTCCAACGAAGGACGGATGCTGGTGTTCCCGCTAAGCGAATTGCCAGAGCTGGCAAAGGGTAAGGGTAACAAGATCATCAGCATTCCCTCTGCCCGGGTCCAGAACCGTGAGGAATATGTGGTGGCGGTAGCGGTATTTGCCGAGGACGACCAGCTGGAGATCCGGGCTGGCAAGCGCAAGATGGGACTGCAGTTCAGTGACCTTGAACACTACCTGGGTGAGCGAGGCCGTCGTGGCCACAAGCTGCCCAGAGGGCTGCAACGGGTTGATGGCATTGATGTGATTCCTTCCGCCACCCGGGCGCAGGAAGAGGCGGGCTCTGATAGCGAGGGTGCCGACGGTGAGTGA
- a CDS encoding methyl-accepting chemotaxis protein: MDFGKRLGLRVKIALPFAITALALVIIGLFAVSTVRNLVSDTDNIADTYLPSVSEILNGDRDLYQALVAQVAYVDAQLNNEEGENYLASFDENAGQALDRFNQAVARLEGTGVSDVARGFDAAYERWLGSAQRVLELAEAGDPEQARTLAGSETNNLFDNLRNYFDEVGAHADAQAQIRAGEASSEGQSSSVTILLVTAVAILISIGLFAVFLKMIIGSIAALRDQLDNIAQGEGDLTQRIPVEMDDDLGKLAKSFNLVLENLQSMIGSIQQLTRELGTGATDLARAAKDNNDGVTRQTDSISMVATAINEMQSAIEEVAGNASRAAEITREAEEKGKNGARIIRSSSEQVHRLAAQISKAVEVIRKLSDDSDNITSVLDVIRGIAEQTNLLALNAAIEAARAGEQGRGFAVVADEVRTLAQRTGQSTEDIQKMITTLQEGVADIVSVMETGSKEASETEKLATDAESELKAILEAMANIADVNTSVASATEEQTQVVDEINRSITEINDLATESANRSRDIDGISESLEGYARELQSQTGRFRV, encoded by the coding sequence ATGGATTTTGGTAAGCGCCTGGGGCTCCGGGTAAAAATTGCTTTGCCTTTCGCTATCACGGCTCTCGCCCTGGTCATTATAGGGTTGTTTGCCGTCAGCACCGTCCGAAACCTGGTATCCGACACCGATAATATTGCCGACACCTATCTGCCGTCCGTCAGCGAAATCCTCAACGGTGACCGAGACCTCTACCAGGCATTGGTAGCCCAGGTCGCCTATGTGGACGCGCAGCTCAACAATGAGGAAGGTGAGAATTATCTGGCCAGCTTTGATGAAAATGCAGGCCAGGCACTGGACCGCTTCAACCAGGCGGTTGCCAGGCTTGAGGGTACCGGCGTCTCCGATGTAGCTCGAGGATTCGATGCGGCCTATGAGCGCTGGCTGGGATCCGCCCAACGGGTTCTTGAGCTGGCAGAAGCAGGCGATCCAGAGCAGGCGAGAACCCTGGCAGGCAGTGAAACCAACAACCTCTTCGACAATCTCAGAAATTACTTCGACGAGGTCGGCGCTCACGCAGATGCCCAGGCCCAGATTCGCGCTGGTGAAGCCTCTTCGGAGGGCCAGAGCAGCTCAGTCACCATCCTGCTAGTCACAGCCGTCGCTATCCTGATCAGTATTGGGCTGTTTGCTGTGTTCCTGAAAATGATCATTGGCTCTATCGCGGCGCTTCGGGATCAGCTAGACAATATTGCCCAGGGTGAAGGCGATCTGACCCAGCGGATTCCTGTGGAGATGGATGATGACCTGGGCAAGCTCGCAAAAAGCTTCAACCTCGTTCTGGAGAACCTGCAATCCATGATTGGCTCCATCCAGCAGTTGACCCGGGAGCTTGGCACCGGAGCCACAGATCTCGCCCGGGCGGCGAAGGACAACAATGATGGCGTGACTCGACAGACCGACTCCATTTCCATGGTTGCCACTGCCATCAACGAAATGCAGAGTGCGATCGAAGAGGTAGCCGGCAATGCTTCCAGGGCCGCCGAGATTACCCGGGAGGCCGAAGAAAAGGGCAAGAACGGCGCACGAATTATCCGCAGCTCCTCAGAGCAGGTGCACCGGTTGGCCGCACAGATTTCAAAAGCTGTGGAGGTTATCCGGAAGCTTTCTGACGATTCCGACAACATCACATCCGTGCTGGACGTTATCAGGGGAATCGCAGAGCAGACCAACCTGCTGGCGCTGAATGCCGCCATCGAGGCAGCGCGTGCCGGTGAGCAGGGACGGGGCTTTGCAGTGGTAGCCGATGAAGTCAGGACCCTGGCTCAACGGACCGGACAATCGACGGAAGACATCCAGAAAATGATCACGACGTTGCAGGAGGGCGTTGCCGACATCGTGTCGGTGATGGAAACAGGCAGCAAAGAAGCGAGCGAAACCGAGAAGCTGGCCACCGATGCAGAGTCTGAGCTCAAAGCCATTCTTGAGGCCATGGCAAATATTGCAGACGTGAATACCAGCGTTGCGTCGGCCACCGAAGAACAGACTCAGGTAGTGGACGAGATCAACCGCAGTATTACCGAGATCAACGATCTGGCCACAGAGAGCGCAAACCGGTCGCGGGACATCGACGGAATCAGTGAATCCCTCGAGGGCTATGCGAGGGAACTGCAGAGTCAGACCGGCAGATTCCGGGTCTAG